In Selenomonas dianae, a genomic segment contains:
- a CDS encoding beta-class carbonic anhydrase, translated as MDKNVKEIHAANARYVETFGDKGGLSHHPARNIAIVTCMDCRLDPAKFAGLAKGDAHVIRNAGGRVTDDVIRSLLISYKMLGTKEWFVIQHTHCGMMGFTNEEARELFASDAHVHGIDATEAHYIDFMPISGTIEENLVRDVRRLRTHPLVPASIVIHGYIYDVHTGRLIVCEEAEKVGAAK; from the coding sequence ATGGACAAAAATGTAAAAGAGATTCATGCGGCAAATGCACGTTACGTCGAAACCTTCGGCGACAAGGGAGGTCTGTCGCATCATCCGGCGCGAAACATCGCCATTGTCACCTGTATGGACTGCCGCCTTGATCCTGCGAAGTTTGCGGGACTGGCAAAGGGCGATGCACACGTGATCCGCAACGCGGGCGGGCGCGTGACGGACGATGTCATCCGCTCCCTCCTCATCTCCTACAAGATGCTCGGGACAAAGGAATGGTTCGTGATTCAACACACACACTGCGGGATGATGGGCTTTACAAACGAGGAGGCACGGGAGCTCTTCGCGTCGGATGCCCATGTACACGGGATTGACGCGACTGAGGCGCATTACATCGACTTCATGCCGATCAGCGGTACGATCGAGGAGAACCTTGTGCGCGATGTGCGCCGTCTGCGGACGCATCCGCTCGTCCCTGCCTCCATTGTGATCCACGGCTATATCTATGACGTGCATACGGGACGGCTCATTGTCTGCGAGGAAGCGGAGAAAGTCGGCGCGGCGAAGTAA
- a CDS encoding Txe/YoeB family addiction module toxin, which yields MPLHSKFILSPEAKADLEYWKRVPAPKTVERIMKLIRDTIANGYRGIGRPEPLKENRYRGCWSKRIDKEHRFIFRIRNNTLEIVSCRTHYGK from the coding sequence ATGCCGTTACATAGTAAGTTTATACTGTCGCCCGAGGCGAAGGCTGATTTGGAATACTGGAAGCGTGTTCCGGCACCGAAAACGGTGGAACGTATCATGAAGTTGATTCGAGATACCATTGCAAATGGTTACAGGGGGATTGGACGACCCGAGCCGTTGAAGGAAAATCGCTATCGTGGCTGTTGGAGCAAGCGCATTGACAAAGAACATCGGTTTATCTTTCGCATTCGAAATAATACCTTGGAGATTGTTTCCTGTCGAACGCACTACGGAAAATAA
- a CDS encoding type II toxin-antitoxin system RelB/DinJ family antitoxin, protein MAQAMVSFRMDAELKKTTEEICKGMGLTLTSAFTMFAAKVSQERAIPFKVGLPPIDPFDSEENLSHIERSLDQLDRGEGIEMSMQELEGFMNAVT, encoded by the coding sequence ATGGCTCAGGCAATGGTTAGCTTCCGCATGGATGCGGAATTGAAAAAAACAACAGAGGAGATCTGCAAAGGGATGGGACTTACGTTGACATCGGCATTTACGATGTTTGCGGCAAAGGTGTCACAGGAAAGGGCAATACCGTTTAAGGTAGGATTGCCCCCGATTGATCCATTCGATTCAGAGGAAAATTTATCGCATATCGAGCGCTCGCTTGACCAGCTTGACCGTGGAGAGGGGATTGAAATGTCTATGCAGGAATTGGAGGGATTTATGAATGCCGTTACATAG
- a CDS encoding M48 family metallopeptidase translates to MRKRVRVVREQHTTFDGIPALIRYKNIKNLYLRVRDGHIELSVPQRITQRELANFVSRRRAWIDDRLRLLRVRAERPAPQYAEGERIRLWGQEYTIRCQTLPCGKAYAQCEGDVIILHVSKCADVDVRRAAIEALYRVELAAAIEREAPVCENIVGKRAARWRIRAMTTRWGSCNVRTAAITLNLQLAQYDVRALRYVITHELTHLWVRGHDSRFYARMDRYFPDWQNVRRELNECELI, encoded by the coding sequence GTGAGGAAGCGTGTGCGGGTCGTACGGGAGCAGCACACCACGTTTGACGGGATTCCCGCGCTCATCCGCTATAAGAATATCAAGAACCTCTACCTTCGCGTCCGCGACGGACACATCGAACTGAGCGTACCGCAGCGGATAACACAGAGAGAACTTGCGAATTTTGTCAGCCGCAGACGTGCATGGATCGACGATCGTCTGCGGCTTTTGCGCGTGCGTGCGGAGAGGCCTGCGCCGCAGTACGCGGAGGGTGAGCGGATACGCCTTTGGGGACAGGAATATACCATTCGATGTCAAACGCTTCCGTGCGGCAAAGCATATGCGCAGTGCGAGGGCGATGTCATTATCCTTCACGTTTCCAAATGTGCGGATGTGGACGTACGCCGTGCGGCAATCGAGGCACTCTACCGTGTGGAACTCGCGGCGGCGATTGAGCGCGAAGCGCCCGTATGCGAGAACATCGTCGGCAAGCGTGCCGCACGCTGGCGCATCCGTGCGATGACAACGCGCTGGGGCAGCTGCAACGTCCGCACAGCGGCGATTACGCTGAACCTCCAACTCGCACAGTACGATGTGCGTGCGCTGCGCTACGTTATCACGCATGAACTGACGCACCTCTGGGTGCGCGGGCACGATTCCCGTTTCTATGCACGTATGGACAGATATTTTCCGGATTGGCAGAACGTGCGGCGGGAATTGAACGAATGTGAATTGATATGA
- the hslO gene encoding Hsp33 family molecular chaperone HslO, giving the protein MDQLIKATAANGEVRAFAAVTTDVVAEAMRRHDCYPVAAAALGRTMTGALLLAANLKNKESVTIKFKGDGPLGTVTADATADGSVRGSVDHPHVNLPLNALGKIDVGGGIGAGILSVTRFTGLKEPVTGSVDIVSGEIADDLINYLYTSEQTPSSIGLGVLVSPELKCLGAGGFFLQPLPGASEEVIDRIEENLRGISSVSHMVEEGLDAAGIIGRVLGGFGDVKILSATDLAFRCNCSKNYITDRLLTLGEADLRALRDDGRAEVKCHFCNEMYTFDSEDLSVIYNVAQKMRTMRARGQL; this is encoded by the coding sequence ATGGATCAACTCATTAAGGCGACGGCGGCAAATGGAGAGGTGCGTGCGTTTGCGGCGGTGACGACGGATGTGGTCGCCGAGGCGATGCGGCGACACGACTGCTACCCCGTTGCGGCGGCGGCACTCGGGCGCACGATGACGGGTGCACTGCTCCTCGCTGCGAATCTCAAGAACAAGGAATCTGTTACGATCAAATTCAAGGGGGATGGGCCGCTCGGCACGGTGACGGCGGATGCGACAGCAGACGGCTCTGTGCGCGGTTCTGTCGATCATCCGCACGTCAATTTGCCGCTGAATGCGCTCGGCAAGATTGACGTGGGCGGCGGCATCGGTGCGGGGATTCTCTCGGTCACGCGTTTCACAGGGCTGAAAGAGCCTGTGACGGGCAGCGTGGATATTGTCAGCGGCGAAATCGCCGACGATCTCATCAACTATCTCTACACCTCCGAGCAGACACCGTCCTCCATCGGGCTTGGCGTGCTCGTCAGCCCTGAACTGAAATGCCTCGGCGCGGGTGGATTCTTCCTTCAACCCCTGCCGGGGGCATCGGAAGAGGTAATCGACCGCATCGAGGAGAACCTGCGGGGCATCTCCTCCGTCTCCCACATGGTCGAGGAGGGCTTGGATGCTGCGGGCATCATCGGCAGGGTTCTCGGCGGGTTCGGCGATGTGAAGATCCTTTCGGCCACCGACCTCGCATTTCGCTGCAACTGCTCGAAGAACTACATCACCGACCGTTTGCTGACGCTCGGCGAGGCGGATCTGCGTGCACTGCGCGACGACGGCAGGGCAGAGGTGAAATGCCATTTCTGCAACGAGATGTACACATTTGACAGCGAGGATCTGAGCGTGATCTACAACGTCGCGCAGAAAATGCGCACGATGCGTGCGCGTGGGCAGCTGTGA
- the yfcE gene encoding phosphodiesterase — protein sequence MKIGILSDTHGHEGAWVRACEKFFTGADLILHAGDVAYHGPRNPMKEDYNPMGLIERINASEIPVVIAKGNCDSDVDASCLEVPLMSPYAYAFWEGRRIIVTHGDAVMTDAEKDRMAQHLKADLFISGHVHINVLEKRGNTVFLNPGSAALSKRPDGRNTVAVLEDGTIRIFDIDTGDVLHELALDW from the coding sequence ATGAAGATCGGTATACTCAGCGACACGCACGGGCATGAGGGCGCATGGGTACGCGCCTGTGAAAAATTCTTCACGGGCGCGGATCTGATCCTTCATGCGGGCGATGTTGCCTACCACGGACCGCGCAACCCGATGAAGGAGGACTACAATCCGATGGGGCTGATCGAGCGCATCAACGCATCGGAGATCCCCGTCGTCATCGCCAAGGGCAACTGCGACTCTGATGTGGATGCGAGCTGCCTTGAAGTCCCTCTCATGTCCCCCTATGCCTACGCCTTTTGGGAGGGACGGCGCATCATCGTCACACACGGCGATGCCGTCATGACCGATGCGGAAAAGGATCGGATGGCGCAGCATCTAAAGGCGGATCTCTTTATCAGCGGTCACGTCCACATCAACGTGCTTGAAAAACGCGGCAATACCGTGTTCCTCAATCCCGGCTCTGCTGCGCTCTCGAAGCGTCCCGACGGACGGAATACCGTTGCCGTCCTTGAGGATGGTACGATACGGATTTTTGACATAGATACGGGCGATGTTCTGCACGAACTCGCGCTCGATTGGTAA
- the ribH gene encoding 6,7-dimethyl-8-ribityllumazine synthase, which yields MANIIEGYISGKNLKFGIVAARFNEFIVGKLVSGALDTLHRHETADSDIDVAWVPGAFEIPLAAKKMAESGKYNAVLCLGAVIRGATTHYDYVCNEVSKGVAQVGLQTGVPTIFGVVTTENIEQAIERAGTKAGNKGADAAMAAMEMASLLGKL from the coding sequence ATGGCGAACATCATTGAGGGCTATATCAGCGGAAAAAATCTCAAATTCGGCATTGTTGCCGCACGGTTCAACGAGTTTATTGTCGGGAAACTTGTGAGCGGTGCACTCGATACGCTCCACCGTCACGAGACGGCAGACAGCGATATTGACGTGGCGTGGGTGCCGGGTGCGTTCGAGATCCCGCTTGCGGCAAAGAAGATGGCGGAGAGCGGCAAATATAACGCGGTACTCTGTCTTGGTGCGGTCATTCGCGGCGCGACAACACACTATGACTACGTCTGTAACGAGGTGTCGAAGGGCGTGGCGCAGGTTGGGCTTCAGACGGGCGTACCGACGATCTTCGGCGTGGTGACGACGGAGAACATCGAGCAGGCGATTGAGCGCGCGGGCACGAAGGCGGGCAACAAGGGCGCGGATGCGGCAATGGCGGCGATGGAGATGGCAAGTCTCCTCGGAAAGCTGTGA